The following coding sequences lie in one Silene latifolia isolate original U9 population chromosome 5, ASM4854445v1, whole genome shotgun sequence genomic window:
- the LOC141656076 gene encoding uncharacterized protein LOC141656076 — translation MSSQYQELCSKLTIRSFDPVGDLDDFMVWASDERVPIFCSWDAFKSKEEAIEYINQKLITHPYFKVICLNNRAIGAILLNFNQGNDRCRCEVGYVLGSQYWGKGIATWAVKTLVSTTFEERPELERIEAFVDVENVGSMKVLEKVGFAREGVLRKYFIIKGRVRDFVLFSFLRTDLP, via the coding sequence ATGTCGAGCCAATATCAAGAATTATGCTCTAAGCTCACAATCCGATCATTTGATCCGGTTGGTGACCTCGACGATTTTATGGTATGGGCATCCGACGAACGGGTGCCAATATTTTGCAGCTGGGATGCCTTCAAGTCAAAAGAGGAAGCAATAGAGTACATAAACCAAAAACTCATAACCCATCCATATTTCAAAGTAATTTGTCTAAATAACAGGGCAATTGGTGCTATTTTACTTAATTTCAATCAAGGGAATGATAGGTGCAGATGTGAGGTGGGATATGTGTTGGGGTCACAGTATTGGGGGAAAGGAATCGCTACGTGGGCTGTCAAGACGTTGGTGTCGACCACTTTTGAGGAACGGCCGGAGTTGGAGAGAATTGAGGCTTTTGTCGATGTGGAAAATGTAGGGTCAATGAAAGTCTTGGAGAAGGTTGGGTTTGCAAGGGAAGGTGTTTTGAGGAAGTATTTCATTATCAAGGGAAGGGTTCGAGATTTTGTCTTGTTTAGCTTTCTGCGTACAGATTTACCTTAA